One window from the genome of Actinoplanes teichomyceticus ATCC 31121 encodes:
- a CDS encoding helix-turn-helix domain-containing protein, whose amino-acid sequence MRSTFGARLRAHRHAAGLTMEQLAEASGVSARAISDMERGRSVAPQRRTVQALAGALALSEADRSTFLAGRTRAAPARPASRCALPRPIADFTGRGGELDRLGRVAALARPAPAAAPVATVSGVAGVGKTALAVQAAHALGERFPGGTFFLDLRGMHARPTGPGEALARLLAALGVPEGETPVHDADRAGLYRDLLRGRPALVVLDNAADEAQVRPMLPGPGPSLTIVTSRRLLAGLDGVHRLSLGHLSAEDAAALLRSIVGVGPQRQADAVREVVELCGRLPLALRIAGNRLTSRPQWSVRHLADRLADERRRLDQLTAGDLRLAAAFNLSYDQLSPSARCLFRRLSLLPWPEFDARLAAVFGPAGPDDTEDALEELVELSLLQAETNGRYRLHNLIRLFARQRLAEEEPAAAHDTAQRRPAAARDTAQRRPAGRLPRRRALAG is encoded by the coding sequence GTGAGGAGCACCTTCGGTGCCCGGCTGCGCGCACATCGGCACGCGGCCGGGCTGACGATGGAACAGCTGGCCGAGGCGTCCGGGGTCAGCGCCCGCGCGATCAGCGACATGGAGCGCGGGCGCAGCGTCGCCCCGCAGCGGCGTACCGTCCAAGCGCTGGCTGGGGCGCTCGCGCTGTCCGAGGCGGACCGCTCGACGTTCCTGGCCGGGCGGACCCGGGCCGCTCCGGCGCGGCCGGCCAGTCGCTGCGCGCTGCCGCGCCCGATCGCTGATTTCACCGGCCGCGGTGGCGAACTCGACCGGCTGGGCCGGGTCGCGGCGCTGGCCCGACCGGCGCCGGCCGCCGCGCCGGTGGCGACGGTGTCCGGGGTGGCCGGGGTGGGCAAGACGGCGTTGGCGGTGCAGGCGGCCCATGCGCTGGGCGAGCGCTTCCCCGGCGGCACGTTCTTCCTCGACCTGCGGGGGATGCACGCCCGTCCGACCGGTCCCGGGGAAGCGCTCGCCCGGCTGCTCGCCGCGCTGGGCGTCCCGGAGGGCGAGACCCCGGTGCACGATGCGGACCGTGCCGGCCTGTACCGGGACCTGCTGCGCGGCCGGCCAGCCCTGGTGGTGCTGGACAACGCCGCGGACGAGGCGCAGGTCCGGCCGATGCTGCCGGGTCCCGGGCCGTCCCTGACCATCGTCACCAGTCGCCGGTTGCTGGCCGGCCTGGACGGCGTGCACCGGCTCAGTCTCGGGCACCTGAGCGCCGAGGACGCGGCCGCGCTGCTGCGGAGCATCGTCGGTGTCGGCCCGCAGCGGCAGGCGGACGCGGTCCGCGAGGTGGTCGAGCTGTGCGGCCGGCTGCCCCTCGCGTTGCGTATCGCCGGCAACCGGCTGACGAGCCGGCCGCAATGGAGCGTGCGGCACCTGGCCGACCGGCTGGCCGACGAGCGCCGGCGACTCGATCAGCTCACCGCCGGGGACCTGCGGCTCGCCGCCGCGTTCAACCTGTCCTACGACCAGCTGTCCCCGTCGGCCCGGTGCCTGTTCCGCCGCCTGTCGCTGCTGCCCTGGCCGGAGTTCGACGCGCGGCTGGCGGCCGTGTTCGGACCGGCCGGCCCGGACGACACCGAGGACGCCCTCGAGGAACTCGTCGAGCTGAGCCTGCTGCAGGCCGAGACGAACGGCCGGTACCGCCTCCACAACCTCATCCGGCTGTTCGCCCGGCAGCGGCTGGCCGAGGAGGAACCGGCCGCCGCGCACGACACGGCGCAGCGGCGCCCGGCCGCCGCGCGCGATACGGCGCAGCGGCGCCCGGCCGGCCGGCTGCCACGACGCCGGGCGCTCGCCGGCTGA
- a CDS encoding response regulator transcription factor gives MRIVIAEDDALLREGLALLLRAEGLDVVATAGTPAEFLAAVGEHEPDVAIVDVRMPPTHTDEGIVAAGEARRRRPGLAVLVLSAYVEQAFATELLAGGAGRLGYLLKERVGRVEEFLAALHRVAGGGTAVDPEVVGQLLARSRPDTALSRLSPREREVLSLMAEGLGNTAIAERLFVTEGAVHKNIRSIFAKLDLTPTDRADRRVVAVLRYLEDTARR, from the coding sequence GTGCGGATCGTGATCGCCGAGGACGACGCCCTGCTGCGCGAGGGGCTGGCCCTGCTGCTGAGGGCGGAAGGGCTCGACGTGGTGGCCACCGCCGGCACGCCCGCCGAGTTCCTCGCCGCGGTCGGCGAGCACGAGCCGGACGTCGCGATCGTGGACGTGCGGATGCCGCCCACGCACACCGACGAGGGCATCGTCGCGGCCGGGGAGGCGCGCCGGCGGCGTCCCGGTCTGGCCGTGCTGGTGCTCTCCGCGTACGTGGAGCAGGCCTTCGCCACCGAACTGCTGGCCGGCGGCGCCGGGCGGCTGGGCTACCTGCTCAAGGAACGGGTGGGACGGGTGGAGGAGTTCCTCGCCGCGCTGCACCGGGTGGCCGGGGGCGGCACCGCGGTGGATCCGGAGGTGGTCGGGCAGTTGCTGGCACGCAGCCGCCCGGACACCGCGCTGAGCCGGCTCAGCCCGCGTGAGCGGGAGGTGCTGTCGCTGATGGCCGAGGGGCTGGGCAACACCGCCATCGCGGAGCGCCTGTTCGTGACCGAGGGCGCCGTACACAAGAACATCCGCAGCATCTTCGCCAAGCTGGATCTCACCCCGACCGATCGGGCCGACCGGCGGGTCGTCGCCGTGCTGCGCTACCTGGAGGACACGGCTCGGCGGTAG
- a CDS encoding sensor histidine kinase, with protein sequence MRRRYVNDRVLAAVDALEHLVGGLGTSVLAIATLVGLLIVLAVSVVGVGLPLIPGALRILRSVADRERARLSRWGPQVLGPPPVPEHAPAALRDPAVRRELAWLPLHASFGFGVGLFGLSLPLTGVQSLTFPLWYTLVPPDEGGPGVAYWHVDGLADAVGVALTGVGWLAVLLGAGQWLARAQAWPGRRLLAPAPGTDLTLRVAELTATRAAALDAHAAELRRIERSLHDGTQNRLVAVTVLLGASRRAIDRDVAAAVQLLDRAQHAAEQALAELRTVVRGILPPVLDDRGLAGALDGLVAGCALPCRLDVDLPVRCAASVEATAYFVVAEALTNAVKHSGATAVSVSVRLDGDRLRLSVADDGRGGADETAGSGLAGIRRRVEASDGRFALTSPPGGPTTMDLELPCGS encoded by the coding sequence ATGCGGCGGCGGTACGTCAACGACCGGGTGCTGGCCGCGGTCGACGCGCTGGAACATCTCGTCGGTGGGCTCGGTACATCGGTGCTGGCCATCGCGACTCTGGTCGGGCTGCTGATCGTGCTCGCCGTCAGCGTGGTCGGTGTCGGGCTGCCGCTGATCCCCGGCGCGCTGCGGATCCTGCGGTCGGTCGCCGACCGCGAGCGGGCCCGCCTGTCCCGCTGGGGCCCGCAGGTCCTCGGCCCGCCGCCCGTGCCGGAGCACGCGCCGGCCGCCCTGCGCGATCCCGCGGTGCGTCGTGAGCTGGCCTGGCTGCCGTTGCACGCCTCGTTCGGGTTCGGGGTGGGCCTGTTCGGCCTGAGCCTGCCGCTCACCGGGGTGCAGAGCCTGACGTTCCCGCTCTGGTACACCCTGGTGCCGCCCGACGAGGGCGGGCCCGGCGTGGCGTACTGGCACGTGGACGGCCTGGCCGACGCGGTCGGCGTGGCCCTGACCGGGGTGGGCTGGCTGGCTGTCCTGCTCGGAGCGGGACAGTGGCTGGCCCGGGCGCAGGCCTGGCCGGGCCGCCGTCTGCTGGCGCCGGCTCCCGGCACCGACCTCACGCTGCGGGTCGCCGAGCTGACCGCGACCCGGGCCGCGGCGCTCGACGCGCATGCCGCCGAGCTGCGCCGCATCGAGCGTTCCCTGCATGACGGTACGCAGAACCGCCTGGTCGCGGTGACCGTGCTGCTCGGCGCGTCCCGGCGTGCGATCGACCGGGACGTGGCGGCGGCCGTGCAGCTCCTCGACCGGGCGCAGCACGCCGCCGAGCAGGCGCTCGCCGAGCTGCGTACGGTGGTGCGGGGCATCCTTCCGCCGGTGCTCGACGACCGGGGGCTGGCCGGCGCGCTCGACGGTCTCGTCGCGGGATGCGCGCTGCCCTGCCGCCTCGACGTCGACCTGCCCGTCCGGTGTGCCGCGTCGGTCGAGGCCACCGCGTACTTCGTGGTGGCCGAGGCGTTGACCAACGCGGTCAAGCACAGCGGCGCCACGGCCGTGTCCGTCTCGGTCCGCCTCGACGGCGACCGGCTGCGGCTCAGCGTCGCCGACGACGGCCGGGGCGGCGCCGACGAGACGGCCGGGTCCGGGCTGGCCGGCATCCGCCGCCGGGTCGAGGCGTCCGACGGGCGGTTCGCCCTGACCAGCCCACCGGGTGGGCCGACGACGATGGACCTGGAGCTGCCGTGCGGATCGTGA